The window ACTTCTTTTTTACagattaaaaagaaaaatgtGTAATATGGAGTAGAGGGAGTAATATTACTAAGTAAAAAAGGAACAATTTACGTACTTCAgagtgatcttgaggaagaacgTCTAGTGACTCTGAGAAGATCAAATGATCTGATAGAGCAATACTAAACCAATAGAATATGATGAAAAAAATACCCATTAAAATATCGATCTCAACGGCGACAATATTCTTTGGAAGGTCAATCCATACTAGTTCAGGCTGGGGAGGTTTGTTTGATATTAACATGAAATATATAGTACTAGTAATTAATTTTAAATGTGATAAGAGTAACATataatttaaaaacaaaaaaattacaaagGAAGTTGCAACAAATAAAACGAAGATGCTTTAAACTAATTCTCCAAAAGAAACTCCTCGTAATATGTTTTCATCTTCAGACAGGGTACAAAGAGAAGTACTAATTCAGATGCTTTTTTCATCCAAACAATGTTTTccaaaataaaagaaatcaaaaTATTTTGACAAGATTAGAAATATAGTAGAAGCCTAATAATTGCAACTGCATCAGTAGATGCTGCAATAAAAATGTTGACAAGATTGGAATATAAGTAGCAGCCGAATAATTGCAACTGCATCAGTAGATGCTGCAAAATTCCATTCCCAGCAAATATTCTTTTTCTCTTCTACCTACTCTCCCTACTACCACTGGATCAGCTTCCCTCCCCccaaaagaaaaaggagaaaagaattAGCAGTTAGCAAATAGAAaaggggtttggggggggggggggggggggttgtggATTTCCCTATTGGTTAAACAAGTAAGCCAACACTCTGTGTGTGGGAAGGCAAAAACAAAGGCCAATGCTATTAGTTGTACATTGATCCCTCTGTGCTAGAAAAACATTGCGCTCCGCTCCATGCTGTTAATCCTTTAAACCTGCAAGAAGTCAATACGCGACAGATGAGAAGTTTTCAAGTTCTCTGGACTATGAAAGAGGATACATCTATATGTTACAGGGATTCATTTATAGGTACGTGTCAGGTAGAGTGTGTAAAACAGGATACTCGTATCTAATACGAGTATGTCAAGTTTATGTTTTGAAGGATCCACACAAAGTACCTACACCCTTATCACATCTTCTTGGCACTGATAGCCGGTAGGCCAAGGTAGATTAAGGATCCAGATAACATAGGGATACATAGACCAGCTGAAGGAGATCAAGAAAAATTTACAACATGCCTTCTCTGAAAGATGACCAGATTCGGCACATTCATTGAAGAACACACTTCTCTATATTTATTGACTTTTTAAAGTACAATTTGACAGTTAATTCCAAAACACTTATTTGCTAAATCAACAAGTTAAGGCTTCTAAATGATAGCCTATACAAACGAATGCACGTTATTTATTAATTTGAGAGCATCAGCAATGAGAACATCGCATAGAAATTATAGAAACAAGAACCAAATTTTCTACATTTTCTTAGTTTTAGGGAAACAAACAAACCCAAATGTAGCCATGGGTTCCATGTTCAACAACTTTCAACAACATTTGTTTGATAACCGAGAAATTTATGAGCACTGTTTGAAACTCGGTGAATAATGGGTCCGCCCCTCTAcccttctaaacttaaattccaGGCTTCTATCTGCGGCAAGGTTCAAACGCATGATGTATGCTTAACCCACATATCACATGCTGCTTCTTACCACTAGACCCGAGCCCTTTTGGGCAGAACTTTTAACAATTTAACACAGAAAGATTCTGAATAAGACTATACTGCAGTTTCAGTGTTCCAGAAGGAAAAAAGAGGTGTACCAGTAGGACAGAGTAATGCATTCAACGATCACCAATCAAGGAGATTTTATCAAACGAAGACTAAAGAAATCATAGAAAAGCTAAGAGGAGGTAGGTAGATCTGAAGGCCCTGATATATGAAAGGACAGTGGGTAATTTAAACTAAACGATAAGGACATCTAACATAAAAGATATGTTCCCAAGATTCCAGGCTTTTCTTAGCATCAGAGTACAATGCTTACATGGTCCCTAACTAATTCTCGAAGTTATAAAGCTAGTAGTCAGGCTAGGCAAAACAGCAAATTGTCCTTAATTGATTTCATGCTCGAAATATTCAGGCAATAAAGCATAACTAGTGATTCAGTATCCAGTAATCTGAAAGGCACTGGTCCAGTATGCTGAAATGTAACAATCCAGTGCCACTGGATTGTTACATTTCAGTATATATAAGGCCAAATAAGTTCGTATTCTGAACAGGCTTGCTAAGAACCTGATTTAAGTTCAAAAGCCTTTAGATGCTCAAATTTTTTTCTATCATCTTTCGAAGAGTATTGAGATCATTTATTACTAAGGGTAGCAGCAGCATGTCTGAACCTTGCTGTATTGTCAATACCTAAAGTTTAGATTTTTGGATACATATGAACTTCAGCGAATGTGAGATCTGCACGTTTTTCCTTTAAGCCTTGGTAACAATAGTTTTTATCATGGTCAGATGCATGCATGTACTTGACATcaagcacaaaataaaagaaaaaaacactGTTGATCTGTTCAATTACCTTGTCTCAAGCAGGATTATTGATGGATAGGGCCACTAGATGTCCTTATTTCTACATCTTTACAGTTTCCTTTACAAAAATGGTCAGCTGCTCAGCTGCTGTCAATCTAACTCCGATGGTTGGCAAATGAATAGGCTATAATAAGATTTGTACCTGCTAAGTAGGAGTTATGGCATGTTCCTCATCCCACCAAATCCTCCATCCCCTCCCCTCCCCTTCCTTCCCACTATCATTTTTCCTACGATTTGTTTCTTCCCACTTTCATCTCCAAAATGTCATGTACAAGTGGTTTTATGCTCTACCAAAAATGAATGTAATCAGTCACTTCTTCGATCATAGTAATATGAAATAGAAGGAGAGAGCGTCAATGTGAAAAATGATTGTAAAATGAAAATATGATTTTAGCTGCAAATTGCACACAAATATGAAAATATGAACTAATATCCCTTTTTCCGTCACGCAATCACATATTAATATTTAAAATCTATCTTGATACCAAAGAGCAGCTTGGAACCTGATAATTGGTGCTCTATTGGCAAACTTAACTCCATTAGTTTAAAATAATAGACTTGACACGGACTAAAAGCAAAACCCAAAAAAGGGCCTTCATCTTTTTTTTGGTAACTAATCCATTTGATTAATTACCAAGTGAGAACTTTACAAATCAGCTTGACTACCTCGGTCAGCTCTACCTCTAAAGCTAACCACATATAACAAATCTACTCCAGGTTTCAATTTTAAAGAAGTAGAACATTTATCTAAGATCAGTATTACACAATTTTAGGAATTAGAACAAAGTGGCATGAAAAGTCTAATCATGGTTAAATTGCAATATGATGGTACTGCTTTCATTTGCGAGGCATATCATACCTTTGCAAGGATGAAGTAAGCCTTTGATGCCTTGTTTTAGACGATCCATGCATTGATTGGGAAAGGACATTTTGGTCCGCATTTCAGGCAAATCTACCACCTTCCCTAATGATTCTTTGACCCTTAAGCTTGAAAAAGTCCGCAGAGCCCTTTCTTGCAAGCCAGAAATGCTTGAATCGAGGTAACACCGACTCTCTCTTAGTATACCAGTGGATCGAGCCATATCTATAGCACCACTTCTGGTAGCTGTGAAGGCTATGAAATAATATATAAGTGCATTAATTGACGAACTCATCACACCAGTTCTAAGTCTCAAACAACAGATATCAATCAAATACAAGTAAAAAGAAACAGAAAACTTAAAATGTCCAATTCTTATTGTTTCTGAGCATGACAGTTGGTCCTTTTTACCATTGTAAGGAACTGTATAGATGTAATTGGCAGGAAGGCCAATGCCAATGCCGAGCAGAGAGAAGCCAACGCTGAATCCAACACCACAGCCAGCTCCAACATAACCAATTGCCTCAGGACCAAATCCGGGACCCCATCCCACACCACAGCCAATACCTATTCCCATGCCCCAGAAGGCTCCGTATGTAGGATGCACTGGATTCCATCTTTCATATCTTCTCAGCATGCCCTTTATAATCATTTCTACCTACAATTACAAAACCATTAGTCTATGAATACTTTGAGAGATAACTTAAAATTACCAAAATGAAAAATCCCAAGTCGGGAGAGGCTTTTTTCTTTAGGGAATTGGGTCAATTTTACGCCATGTgggaattgttttttttttttttgttgagaaaaAACACCCTTTGAAGAGGAGCTTTGGTGCAACGGTAAAAGTTGCCATTTTGTGATCAGGTAGGTCACAGGTTCAAGCTGCGGAAACAACCTCTTGTAGAAACATAAGGTAAGGCTGCATACATCGGACCCAATATGGTCCAGCCCTTCACTGGACCcggcgcatagcgggagcttagtgcaccgagctCCCCGTTTTCTTTTAAAAGAACGGCATTTGTGAAGTTATCCTATCAATCCTATCAAAGCTTTCTAACAGTGTGGAACACACTATGGAATTTTATTTACTTCTTTGGAGGCTCTATGCTTTCTCATTTTTGTACTAATTCTTCCATTTATCCCAGTTAGCCATCAAGTTGTGGTAAAAAAGGATCCATTTAGTAACTTGAAAGTTAACCAGAAATTTAACCCCTTCATTCCCAGTTTTGTTCGAGCCCCTCCATAAGTGGCGGAGCTAAAGAGTAAGGAAGAAGGTTTAATTGAATCCCAACATTCTACTAAACAAGTAGAGTAAAAACAAATCATTTTTGTATGACGGTAGTGTCCAGGCCAGCTCTCGCACACCTCGACTATTCCATCGGGTACTTGCTACCTCATACTAACACATGTATCAAGTAACTCTACCCACTACGGCTTAGATATCGGGTAACTGTACCCACTATTCTATGGGGTTCATTACTGTGTTTTGCCTCCACTAGATatctttgtatatatataaaatgttTAATCCTTAAGGGAAGCTTCTTGGTATGACATTTTTTGCATTTATTTGAATCCTTTATCGGAATTTCTGCCTCTGCCACTAGCTTCCATAACCCAGAAACTACCATTAGATTTTGTTAACACCCCTAGCAGATAAACCCTATAATATTAAGTGAAAAAACACAAGTAATGCTCTTGAAAATTAGGGAAAATCAAGAACAGAAGAGCCCCAAAAGCCTTCTTTAAACAACAAGAAATGAAATGGACAATTTAGAAACTAATAAGTAAGAGCACAGAAAGTAAAGAGATTAAGGTTCTACCATGAAAGGGTGCGCAAAAGCGGACTCTCACTGCAATGCTCTGGAGACTTCAGTAGTGCTGAGGGAGCGGTATTGAGACATTTTTGAAATTGATCCAAATTTTGTTACATTCTGATTGGTAATAGGAAATATGATGCAGGTCCTTGTTGGCTTCAGAAATAAACACTAGTAATCTCTTATGGCCAATATCGATTCTATGTGCCTATCCACATTTCTGAGTGTCCCTAATACAGGTAAAAGTACAATA is drawn from Nicotiana tomentosiformis chromosome 12, ASM39032v3, whole genome shotgun sequence and contains these coding sequences:
- the LOC104103829 gene encoding cadmium-induced protein AS8 isoform X2 gives rise to the protein MIIKGMLRRYERWNPVHPTYGAFWGMGIGIGCGVGWGPGFGPEAIGYVGAGCGVGFSVGFSLLGIGIGLPANYIYTVPYNAFTATRSGAIDMARSTGILRESRCYLDSSISGLQERALRTFSSLRVKESLGKVVDLPEMRTKMSFPNQCMDRLKQGIKGLLHPCKGLKD
- the LOC104103829 gene encoding cadmium-induced protein AS8 isoform X1 — translated: MVEMIIKGMLRRYERWNPVHPTYGAFWGMGIGIGCGVGWGPGFGPEAIGYVGAGCGVGFSVGFSLLGIGIGLPANYIYTVPYNAFTATRSGAIDMARSTGILRESRCYLDSSISGLQERALRTFSSLRVKESLGKVVDLPEMRTKMSFPNQCMDRLKQGIKGLLHPCKGLKD